In the genome of Candidatus Margulisiibacteriota bacterium, the window TCTTCCAGGCACCTGACCGCTTCTTCCGCCCGCTTGATATTCGCTTTAAATATATTCTCCAGCCCGGCCCGGTTTTGTTCGTTTTTAGTATAGGGTTCGCGGCCGACATCGCCTTCGGAATCACGGCTGGCCAGTTCGTGTTTAATGACTTTTGATAACCGGCCGCGCAGCTGTTTCACTGCCAGGGTCAGCTTGGCGTCTTCAAGAATGAACCGGCAAATCTCTTCCACTACTCGCAGCCCTTCGGTTGCCCGATTAAGATTGGCGTCGATAATTCTCGTGATCCGTGATTCGTGGTTCGTGGTTCGTGACAGATTAGAAGGCATAGCGCACCCACTGCAGCGGATCGACCCTCAAGTTATGGACCGACATCGCCCAGTGAAGATGAGGACCCGAAGAATAGCCGGTATTCCCTGACAGCGCGATCACATCTCC includes:
- a CDS encoding thiamine-phosphate pyrophosphorylase, with product MPSNLSRTTNHESRITRIIDANLNRATEGLRVVEEICRFILEDAKLTLAVKQLRGRLSKVIKHELASRDSEGDVGREPYTKNEQNRAGLENIFKANIKRAEEAVRCLEEFSKLLKPSYGKAFKALRFKIYDLEKELAPKVIKAIKLDFDL